The genomic interval ATGATTCGCCTTATCCAAGCTACTTATTTTTAGGTTTTGTTGCTAGCCGTCCTATCCAGGTTGTGGTAGGCTTCGATGCGATAATGAAACGGGCTTTTATAATTACAACTTATCAACCCGATTCTCAACTTTGGGAATCCAATTATAAGAGGAGAAAGAAAAAATG from Cyanobacteria bacterium GSL.Bin1 carries:
- a CDS encoding DUF4258 domain-containing protein — its product is MEYEQLIFSSHAVKQMFARKISKAQVKTILATGEVIKEYSDDSPYPSYLFLGFVASRPIQVVVGFDAIMKRAFIITTYQPDSQLWESNYKRRKKK